The following nucleotide sequence is from Candidatus Hinthialibacter antarcticus.
CGTCAAAACGTTGTTGGCGGAGGCCCAGCCTGGCTGCAACGTCAAAATTGAAATCATCCACACCATCGGCGACAAAATTCTCGACAAGCCGTTGGTGCAAGTCGGCGGCAAAGGCATTTTTACCAAAGAAATTGAAAACGCTTTGCTCGACAAGAGCATCGACTTCGCCGTGCACAGTTTTAAAGACCTGCCGACGATGTTGCCGGAGGGCCTCGGCGTGACCGCGATTCCCGAACGCGACTCGCCGTTCGACGCGCTCATTTCGCGGCGCTACTCGTCATTGTTAGAAATGCCCGAAGCGCCCGTCATCGCGACGGGGAGCCTGCGCCGGCGCGCCCAGGTTTTGGCGCTACGTCCGAATGCGCAAGTGATCGACCTGCGCGGCAACGTCAATACGCGCTTTCAAAAATATAACGACGCCGATTGGGACGGCATGATTATGGCCCACGCCGCCATTCGCCGCATGGAATGGGAAGACCGTATTGCAGGCGTGATCCAACCCGGCGAAATGTTGCCCGCGCCCGCCCAAGGCGCCATCGCGATTGAATCGCGCATCGACGACGAAGAAACCCGGACGCTGCTACAAAGCATCCATGACGCCGAAACCGCAATTAGCGTCATGGCGGAGCGCTCGTTTCTCGCGACTTTGGAGGGCGGGTGTCAGGCGCCGATGGCGGCCTATGCGACGGTGAAAGACGGCCTTGTTACGTTGGAAGGGATGACATCGGCGCTCGACGGCAAGCCGATGTTGCGCGAGTCAAAACAGGCGCCATGCAAAGACGCCGAAGCGCTGGGCCGCGAGCTGGCGCAGTCGCTGCTCGACCAAGGCGCCGACGAAATTATCGAAACGCTCAAATCCCTCAATCAAAAATCCTGACAAGCATAATAGCGACAATGTTTGCAGCGCTATGTCTTACGCGCAGCCTTCGAGAATGATGGTTCCGCCCTCGCCGATTGTCTCATATTCGCCGATGCGCTTCACCAGGCATTTTGCCAAAGCGGCGTCGTCTACTGCGACCCACTTGGCTTCAGTCACTTCACTGAAATTCGGCGTGACCGAAGGCGGGAACGAAGTCGGCAGCCCCAACTGAAAATAATGCACCATCAACATACGGTCGGCGCTATCGTCAATCGCGTATCCATAGGCGAATAGCGCCGTCTTGCTGACTTGGACGGGCAGCGTCGCCTGTGAGTGCGCATAGCGGGTGACTGCGGTGACCAGGTCGGCGTTGGCGGCCGTTTTGAGGCCGTGGCGGTTGGGGTCGACAATGCCGCCGGGAAACGACCAGCCCAACGGCGAGCGATGGCGCACCAAAACAAACCCGCCGCCAAGATGCACAACCGCGAAGACCATCTCGTCTCCCGTCCATTCCATGCGGCGCGCTGCGTGGGCTTTCGCATCGACCTTGATGTCGCCCATTTCTTCAAAAAATTTAGATGTGGTGCAGCCTGCTAGCGCAATCGGGGCCGTCAGTAAAAAACGCCGACGGTTGAGCGTGATGGTTTGCGGGTCCATTTCAATTATCCTCACAAGAAGTATGCAGTACAGACAATAATAAGCCAAAAGCGGCCCGGCGTCGACTTGCGCCTTGCCCAAGCGGCGCGCTTCCGTTTCAATGGCGCCATGAGCGAACGCGCAAACCATTCCCGTGAGAATTGGCAATTCAGCCCCCGTCTGGCGCAAAAAATCCTCCTGGGTTTTGGGGGCGGCTTTGCGTTGCTATTGGCCGGGTTGATGATCGCCTCGTCGCATTTGCGCTATGCCTATGGAGACGCCGAGTATTTGACGGCGTTGTTTGCGCGCGGGTTCTTTCATCCAGGCGACGACCTCAACCCGTTAGTCCCGTATTCGCAAATTCATTTTCCCGCAGCGATTGTGATTTGGCTGTCGCTGCGTCTTGGCCCGTTGGGCGGATTATTGTTGTGGGCGGCGCAATCGCTGGTCGCATTCATGCTCATTCAGCGTATCTATCAGCTGGCGCAACGCCTGACGTCGCAAGCGCAAGCGTCGGCGGTTCTTGGCGTCGCGCTGGTTCACCCGGGCGTTTGGGCGGCGATGCTCTATGCGCCCACTCAAGCCGCGACTGCGTGGCTGGCGCTTGAAGCCATGCGGCGCGTCATGGACGCTCCGGTAAAGCGCAATCAAGCAGCCGCCATGTTTGCGCTGTTGGTGTTGTCGTTCTGCGGCGGCAATGGTTTCTTCTGGGCGCTAGCGATTAGCGCGTTTGGCGGCTTCATCTGTTTTCATGCGAAGCGGTATGCGTCGGGTGGGATGTTGTTGGCGGCATTGGCGCCTGCGTTGTCGATGTACTGCGTATTAAGCGCCGCTTGGGGAACCGTTGGCGGGCCGGGTTTGTTAAACCTCCCCCGATTGTGGAACACCGTCGGCTGGACGCCGTTGATGAACGGCCTCTGGACGCAAAACGCGCAAGCGGCGTTGGTATGGTTGGGGCAGGGCGCCTTGCTGCTGCCGCCCGCGATGATTGCATTTGGCGTGTTGGCGCTGCTGGGCGTCTCGACGGCTCGCGGCGCAGCGGTTTTCTTTTGCCGGTTTGTATTGATTGCGTGTATTGCGCACCTCTGCGTGGGTGCGTTTTCTCCATTGGGCGACTATCAAACCTTCGCGCTGGTTTCTCAGCTTTCTTTGTTGCTTCTTGCGGTGATGGGGCTTGGCTGGCTGGCGCAGCAATTTCACGCCGATTGGCTCTTGCCCGCAGGCGTAGCCGTCTTTGCATTGACGCTGCTGGTTTCGGTATTTTTTGAATTGCAACCGAAATGGGACCGGGCGCGCTTTCGTCAATCTCTCATTGAGGCGACGCGATCTGTGCTTGATGAACGCGGGGGCGGCGGCATGATGCAATTTTCGCCCGCGTTATTTGCTCACTTACCGGCGGATGTCGAAGTCGCTCCGATGGGAATGCACTGGCGTGTACGCTATCAAGAAAATTCAGTCCGCATGGCGCCGCCGACGATTGAAGCGGCGCTTCGCGTTCCCTGCCAATGGTTGGGGTTTTATCAACCGTTCGATGCTTCACAAACAGGGATGCTGGATTCCGCCCAAGGCCCGCTTCTCGACTCAGTCCGAGAAAACTATACGACGGAACGCAGCGGCGCCCTCGAACTTTGGCTGCGCTCACCAACCCGCTCGATTGCGTCAAGCCTTGATGCAGCCGGACAACAAACAACAGATGAAAAAGAATATTTCTCAAATGGGGGCGAAACTGCGCTGCAATCATTGGGCGAGCCGGTCGGGTTCGTCTGGGATTTTGAACACGGGTTTTCACGCACCCGGCAGGTCGGCGCTGCTTTTGGTTTGGAGCCGGACGTGAGCCAGAGCGCCGTCGGGTTCGCGAGCGCGGGGCCGGGCGGGGGCGGCGCCGGGCGAATGATGGGGTCGATTGCGTCTGAACCGTTTGTCATCGAAGGCGATGAACTGCGCTTCTTTGCTGACATCCCCAAGAGTTCCACCCAGACATTTTTTGCGTTGGCTGTCTACGATGAAGAACCCTGGGGCAACGCTGCGAAAATACAAACGGCCAAACATCTTTATGACCGCGCGCCCGGTGAAGTGTTGATGGGCGGCGCGTTTGTTTATATTCAGCCTGCGCAGTTGTCCTATGATGACGACAGCGTTTCAGGATGGCGGGTGGTTCGAACTTTGCAGAACTTCTCCAAACCGGGGTGGAACGAGTTTCGCTGGTCGATTGGAGCCTGGGCCGGGCGGCAGGCGATATGGTTGGCGGCTGACCGCGACCCGAACGCTGAGTTTCGGATAGACCATATCCAACAATGGAAGCGCGCGCCGGGCCGCTATTGGAACTTTGAAACCGGGGATTACGCGGGGTGGCAAGTTGAAGGCGAAGCCTTTGGCGACGCGCCTGCGATTGCTTCGCTCGGCGCACAAACGACTGTCTCCGGCTTTGAGGGAAACTACTTCGTTAATTCGTTCCATCAGGGGTCTGACGCGGCGCAGGGGCGTTTGATTTCGGAACCATTTTTGATCGAACACAACAAGTTATCTTTTTCTGTCGGCGGCGGTGATGATTTGCAGCGTACGTTTATTGGGTTGGACATCGGCGGCGAATTTGCGCTTCGCGCCAGCGGCGAACGCGACGAAACCCTGCGCCCGTTGGTATGGGACCTGACGCCGTGGCTGGGGCAATCGGCCCGGATCATCATCGAAGACAAATCCAGCGGTGCATGGGGACACGTTTTGGTCGATGATATCCAGATGACGAATACGCAATAAAAAACGACAGCAAAGAGATTTTCAGATCATGCGTTGAGAGAGGTTCAAAAATCAATCGAGAGCGGCTTGCTCTCAAACAAAGATATCGAGTTGAGCGCCGAGGCCAGCGGGGCGGATGCGTTCGCGTAATGACGCGCGCTGTTGTGGTTCTTCCAGTTTTGGGGCGTCGCTTTCCACTTTTTTTGCGGTGGCTTCGCGCATCTCTTGGAAATTCTCGTCGACAAAATCGGCGGTGCGTTGAAAATGTTCGGCCAGGTTTTGTTGCAGCTGCGACGCCGGGACGGGCCGGAACAATGATGTGCTTTGCAAATTTGGGTTGATCGCATTGAGTGCCATAGTCGTGTCCAATCAATGAATTGCTCTATCAAAAGGGCAATTGATATGCCAAACTCCATCAATTCGCATCATTGATCTTCAACACGTTGTAATAATTGGATTTACCTTGGCGCGAGACCGCAGCGGCGTGATTGATTTCGAGGCCGCTTCAGGCACTTTTTGCCGGAACGTCTTCGTTGTCAGTAAGCCATTTTTGCCCTTGGGTTTGGAACCCGCCTCCGGTATTGTTATAAACTCTGCTTCGATCATCGAAGTAGGGGTAAATGATGAATTGTTTTTTTGCCAAATGAAAAAAGGGGAGATGATCAAATGGAAGAAGCCGCTGGAATTCGGACAGGCGACTTAATTACATTACTGGCGTATTTTGCCGTCACCATCGGCATTGGCGTTTGGTGTGCGCGCCGCATGAACTCGACCGAAGGCTACTTCGTCGGTGGACGCGCCATGCCCGGCTGGGCGGTGGGCATCTCCATCATCGGCACCGCCATTAGTTCGGTCACGTTTCTGGCGTATCCCGGTTCGGCCTTCGTGGGCGACTGGAGCCGCCTGGTTCCCAATTTTACCATCCCCATCGGCGCGATATTTGCGGTGTTGGTGTTTGTTCCGTTCTATCGCCGCGCCCGCATCGTCAGCGTCAATGAATATCTCGAACTGCGTTTCGCGCCCTGGGCGCGCGCCTATAGCTGCGTCATGTGGACCATCATCCAGTTTTTCCGTATGGGCGTGATTTTGTTTTTGATCGCGCTGGCGGTGAACGCCATGACCGGCTACAGCATTTCGTTTCTGATTGTCGTCTTAGGAATTTTAATCATCATTTATACCGTCATGGGCGGGATCGAGGCCGTCATCTGGACGGACGTGATCCAAACCATCGTGTTGATGCTGGGCGGGTTGGTTTGTATTGCCGTCGTGTTCCTGGAAGTGCCGGGCGGCGCATCGGGCGTGTTCAACCAGGCATGGGACGCCTCAA
It contains:
- the hemC gene encoding hydroxymethylbilane synthase — encoded protein: MTEDRTFILGTRGSPLALWQAERVKTLLAEAQPGCNVKIEIIHTIGDKILDKPLVQVGGKGIFTKEIENALLDKSIDFAVHSFKDLPTMLPEGLGVTAIPERDSPFDALISRRYSSLLEMPEAPVIATGSLRRRAQVLALRPNAQVIDLRGNVNTRFQKYNDADWDGMIMAHAAIRRMEWEDRIAGVIQPGEMLPAPAQGAIAIESRIDDEETRTLLQSIHDAETAISVMAERSFLATLEGGCQAPMAAYATVKDGLVTLEGMTSALDGKPMLRESKQAPCKDAEALGRELAQSLLDQGADEIIETLKSLNQKS
- a CDS encoding NUDIX hydrolase, with the protein product MPILTGMVCAFAHGAIETEARRLGKAQVDAGPLLAYYCLYCILLVRIIEMDPQTITLNRRRFLLTAPIALAGCTTSKFFEEMGDIKVDAKAHAARRMEWTGDEMVFAVVHLGGGFVLVRHRSPLGWSFPGGIVDPNRHGLKTAANADLVTAVTRYAHSQATLPVQVSKTALFAYGYAIDDSADRMLMVHYFQLGLPTSFPPSVTPNFSEVTEAKWVAVDDAALAKCLVKRIGEYETIGEGGTIILEGCA